From Lolium perenne isolate Kyuss_39 chromosome 5, Kyuss_2.0, whole genome shotgun sequence, a single genomic window includes:
- the LOC127299206 gene encoding importin subunit beta-1, whose translation MSLDVTQILLSAQSPDGAVRKHAEESLKQFQEQNLPSFLLSLSSELANNEKPEESRRLAGLILKNALDAKEQHRKNELFQRWLALDAGVKAQIKALLLQTLSSPVASARSTSSQVIAKIAGIEIPQKLWPELIASLLSNIHQVQPNVKQATLETLGYLCEEVSPEAVDQDQVNKILTAVVQGMNASEGNSEVRLAATRALYNALGFAQVNFSNDMERDYIMRVVCEATQSPEMKIRQASFECLVAISSTYYDKLATYMQDIFNITAKAVRGDEESVALQAIEFWSSICDEEIDILDEYSSEFTADSDVPCYYFIKQALPALVPMLLETLLKQEDDQDLDEGAWNLAMAGGTCLGLVARTVGDDIVPLVMPFVEENITKSEWRQREAATYAFGSILEGPSADKLTPLVNVALNFMLSALVKDPNNHVKDTTAWTLGRIFEFLHGSALETAPVITSENCHQILTVLLQSMKDVPNVAEKACGALYFLAQGYVDAGSASPLTPFFQDIVQALLVTSHREDAGESRLRTAAYETLNEVVRCSTEETAPIVMQLVPVIMMELHQTLEAGKLSTDEKEKRSDLQGLLCGCLQVIIQKLGGMESTKFAFLQYADQMMDLFLRVFACRNATVHEEAMLSIGALAYAAGSNFAKYMAQFYQYLEMGLQNFEEYQVCAITVGVVGDLCRALEDKILPYCDGIMTQLLKDLSSNQLHRSVKPPIFSCFGDIALAIGENFEKYLIYAMPMLQSAADLSAHANAADDEMLDYTNQLRNGILEAYSGILQGFKSSPKTQLLMPYAPHILQFLDALYNGKDMDDSVMKTAIGVLGDLADTLGVHAGPLINQSTSSKQFLDECLSSDDPLVKESADWARIAISRAVSG comes from the exons ATGTCGTTGGATGTTACTCAAATACTCTTGAGCGCACAGTCTCCTGATGGCGCGGTTAGGAAGCACGCTGAAGAAAGCCTCAAGCAGTTTCAGGAGCAAAACCTCCCAAGTTTCTTGCTCTCCCTATCAAGTGAGTTGGCCAACAATGAGAAACCGGAGGAGAGCCGCAGGTTGGCTGGTCTGATCCTCAAGAATGCCCTGGATGCAAAGGAGCAGCACAGGAAGAACGAACTTTTCCAGAGATGGCTGGCACTGGATGCTGGTGTCAAGGCACAAATTAAAGCGCTGCTGCTGCAAACTCTCTCATCTCCTGTTGCCAGTGCCAGATCTACGTCTTCTCAAGTCATTGCGAAGATTGCTGGCATTGAGATCCCCCAGAAGCTATGGCCTGAGCTTATAGCATCATTGCTCTCCAACATACATCAGGTGCAGCCAAACGTCAAGCAGGCGACGCTGGAGACACTTGGTTACTTATGTGAGGAAGTTTCTCCGGAAGCTGTTGACCAGGACCAGGTCAACAAGATACTTACCGCTGTTGTTCAGGGTATGAATGCGTCTGAAGGGAACTCCGAAGTGAGGCTTGCAGCCACACGCGCATTGTACAATGCATTGGGCTTTGCTCAGGTTAACTTCTCCAATGATATGGAGCGCGATTATATTATGAGAGTTGTTTGTGAAGCAACACAGTCACCAGAGATGAAGATAAGACAGGCCTCCTTTGAGTGTTTGGTTGCTATTTCGTCTACTTATTACGATAAGCTGGCCACATACATGCAGGACATATTTAATATTACTGCAAAGGCTGTGAGGGGAGACGAGGAGTCAGTTGCACTTCAGGCTATTGAATTCTGGAGTTCCATATGTGATGAGGAAATTGACATATTGGATGAGTACAGTAGCGAGTTTACAGCTGATTCTGATGTTCCTTGCTACTATTTTATCAAGCAAGCTCTTCCTGCCTTAGTGCCCATGCTGCTGGAGACTCTCCTCAAGCAGGAAGACGACCAAGACTTGGATGAAGGTGCTTGGAATCTTGCAATGGCTGGGGGTACTTGTTTAGGCCTGGTGGCAAGGACTGTTGGGGATGATATTGTTCCTCTTGTAATGCCTTTTGTTGAGGAGAATATAACGAAATCTGAATGGAGGCAGAGAGAGGCTGCAACATATGCTTTTGGATCCATTTTGGAGGGTCCATCAGCTGATAAACTGACCCCTCTAGTTAATGTCGCCTTGAATTTTATGCTGTCTGCATTGGTAAAAGACCCAAATAACCATGTCAAGGACACAACTGCTTGGACCCTCGGAAGAATATTCGAGTTTCTTCATGGTTCTGCACTTGAAACAGCTCCTGTCATTACATCTGAGAACTGCCATCAAATACTTACTGTGCTGCTTCAAAGCATGAAGGATGTCCCAAATGTGGCAGAAAAGGCATGTGGGGCACTCTATTTCCTTGCTCAAGGCTATGTGGATGCTGGATCAGCATCGCCATTAACCCCTTTCTTTCAAGATATTGTTCAGGCCCTTCTTGTGACCAGTCACAGAGAGGATGCTGGAGAATCCAGGCTTCGTACTGCAGCTTATGAGACTCTAAACGAAGTTGTCAGGTGCTCCACTGAGGAGACAGCTCCTATTGTTATGCAGCTGGTACCTGTGATTATGATGGAACTCCACCAGACACTTGAAGCAGGAAAGTTGTCAACTGATGAGAAGGAGAAGCGGAGCGATCTGCAGGGTCTTCTTTGTGGTTGTTTGCAGGTCATTATCCAGAAGTTGGGAGGGATGGAGTCAACAAAGTTTGCCTTCTTACAGTATGCGGATCAGATGATGGATCTGTTTCTGAGAGTTTTTGCTTGTCGGAATGCCACAGTGCATGAGGAGGCAATGCTTTCTATTGGTGCATTGGCATATGCAGCCGGTTCGAATTTTGCAAAGTACATGGCACAGTTCTATCAGTATTTGGAAATGGGACTTCAGAACTTTGAAGAGTATCAGGTATGCGCCATTACGGTAGGCGTTGTGGGTGACCTGTGCAGGGCACTGGAGGACAAAATTTTGCCCTACTGTGACGGCATCATGACCCAGCTACTGAAGGATCTATCCAGCAATCAGCTGCACAGATCTGTAAAACCACCTATATTCTCATGCTTTGGTGATATTGCACTTGCAATTGGGGAGAACTTTGAGAAGTATTTGATCTATGCCATGCCCATGCTACAAAGTGCAGCAGATCTATCAGCGCATGCAAATGCAGCTGATGATGAAATGCTCGACTACACAAATCAATTAAGGAATGGCATCTTGGAGGCCTACTCTGGTATTCTTCAAGGATTCAAGAGTTCGCCTAAGACACAATTATTGATGCCGTATGCTCCACATATTCTTCAGTTCCTTGACGCTCTTTATAATGGCAAGGATAT GGATGATTCTGTGATGAAGACTGCAATAGGTGTCTTGGGGGATCTGGCAGACACATTGGGTGTCCATGCTGGTCCTTTGATAAATCAGTCCACCTCAAGCAAGCAATTTTTGGATGAGTGCTTATCATCCGATGATCCATTGGTCAAAGAATCAGCTGACTGGGCAAGGATTGCAATCAGCCGTGCGGTTTCAGGTTGA